The Pungitius pungitius chromosome 8, fPunPun2.1, whole genome shotgun sequence genome has a window encoding:
- the hcfc1a gene encoding host cell factor 1a isoform X5: MTDWIIMSAPGSAVSGTTASVLQPRWKRVLGWSGPVPRPRHGHRAVAIKELMVVFGGGNEGIVDELHVYNTATNQWFIPAVRGDIPPGCAAYGFVCDGTRLLVFGGMVEYGKYSNDLYELQASRWEWKKLKAKNPKNGPPPCPRLGHSFSLVGNKCYLFGGLANDSEDPKNNIPRYLNDLYTLELRAGSSVVGWDIPITYGVLPPPRESHTAVVYTEKTSRKSRLIIYGGMSGCRLGDLWTLDIDTLTWNKPSVNGTAPLPRSLHSATTITNKMYVFGGWVPLVMDDVKVATHEKEWKCTNTLACLNLDAMCWETVLMDTLEDNIPRARAGHCAVAINSRLYVWSGRDGYRKAWNNQVCCKDLWYLETERPHAPARVQLVRANTNSLEVSWGAVSTADTYLLQLQKYDIPATPAAASPVMSASPVQPLNSPKSPAPVAAASSAQSLPQTAVLKVAAQQSATGTSVVTVRPSQPGKSPVTVTSLPPGVRMVMPAQTTQGSPIGSSPQMSGMAALAAAAAATQKIPPSSAGTVLNVPAGATILKTVAVSPGTTTMKMASPLMVSNPATRMLKTAAAQVGTGTASSPTNTRPIITVHKSGAVTVAQQAQVVTTVVGGVTKTITLVKSPLTMGSGGTLISNLGKMMSVVQTKPVQTSAITGQASTNPLTQLIQTKGPLPAGTILKLVTSADGKPTTIITTSQAGGTGNKPHILNISGVSPSTTKQGTTIIKTIPMSALMSQSGATGVTSSGGMKSPITILTTKVMTTGTPGKIITAMPKLGTAAGQQGLTQVVLKGAPGQPGTILRTVPMSTVGGVRLVTPVTVSAVKPTVTTLVVKGTTGVTTLGTVSSSLAGGTVDSSNASLATPITTLGTIATLSSQVISQAAITVSAPQTNLTSVSTLPSSTMAVQNQPTQVTLITTPSGVEAQPVQDLPVSILASPTSEQPSSSEAGAAGEGSGTVTLVCSNPPCETHETGTTNTATTSSASMGAGQVCSNPPCETHETGTTNTSTISSAAMGAGQVCSNPPCETHETGTTNTATTASSNMSAPRMCSNPPCETQETGTNTATTASANKEEVQHQCSNPPCETHVTGTTNTATQSSSNMNTNETTTTAQRVSSNPPYETHKTGTTNSQSTASSNMGSDQTTTSTGQVQRVCSNPPYEAHKTGTTNSQSTASSNMGSDQTRTSTGQVQMVSSNPPCETHKTGTTNTQSTASSNMGSDQTSTSTGQVQMVCSNPPCETHETGTTNTQSTSTSNMGGNQTSTATGQVEKVCSNPPCETHETGTTNTQSTSTSNMGGNQTSSATGQVERVCSNPPCETHETGTTATATTATCNMETGEGTAQQTEEGAESTSSLEVNAAPAPTSNTTAAAAAGMVTTTQGRAITTVTQSTPAPGPSVPSISSITEGVSTAASSTEEPMQTDETATTDGVEEGASAMVTQAEGDAATAATLNLPSELMSEGQGATLMVTGLSDEELAVTAAAEAAAQAAATEEAQALAIQAVLQAAQQAVMNEGDSTGENQQPTTIPIMLTQQELAALVHQQQQLQMQEAQAAAQQASVDASLPTEGLAPADSLNDPSVESNGHNEMAAAVTSAVASLLPRTTAETLIPSSTFAPCVSVASPAKLQAAAALAEVANGIVGEKQAPQPTPVKPVVKKENQWFDVGIVKVTNMVVTHFYMPGDSSQGDDDSGVMPDYGQMKKMELQPGTAYKFRVAGINACGRGAFSEISAFKTCLPGFPGAPCAIKISKSPDGAHLTWEPPSVTSGKIIEYSVYLAIQSNQTAEAKASTPAQLAFMRVYCGPNPSCLVQSSSLSNAHIDYTTKPAIIFRIAARNEKGYGPATQVRWLQESGKDAASAKPAAKRPGTSPDTKSTGPKKARTDQ; this comes from the exons ATGACAGATTGGAT AATCATGTCTGCCCCTGGCTCCGCGGTGTCTGGGACCACGGCGTCGGTTCTGCAGCCGCGGTGGAAACGGGTCCTCGGATGGTCCGGTCCCGTTCCCCGGCCCAGGCACGGGCACAGAGCTGTTGCTATAAAGGAGCTTATGGTTGTCTTTGGCGGTGGAAACGAAGGGATTGTGGACGAATTACATGTATACAACACTG cAACAAACCAGTGGTTTATCCCAGCGGTTCGTGGTGATATTCCACCTGGATGTGCTGCATATGGTTTTGTCTGTGATGGCACTAGATTGCTGGTGTTTGGTGGAATGGTGGAGTACGGAAAGTACAGCAACGATCTCTACGAACTACAG gcCAGCAGATGGGAATGGAAAAAGTTAAAAGCAAAAAACCCGAAGAACGGTCCCCCTCCTTGTCCTCGTCTCGGCCACAGTTTCTCGTTGGTTGGGAACAAATGCTACTTGTTTGGTGGACTAGCCAATGATAGCGAAGACCCCAAAAACAACATTCCCAG aTACCTGAATGACCTGTACACACTTGAGCTTCGCGCAGGCTCCAGTGTGGTAGGATGGGATATCCCAATCACATATGGCGTTCTGCCTCCTCCTCGGGAGAGCCACACTGCTGTTGTATACACAGAAAAGACAAGCAGGAAATCTCGCCTGATAATCTATGGAGGGATGAGTGGTTGTCGCCTTGGGGACCTGTGGACACTTGATATTG ATACCCTGACATGGAACAAACCATCCGTAAACGGGACAGCACCGCTCCCCAGAAGTCTTCACTCTGCCACCACCATCACAAACAA GATGTATGTTTTTGGAGGATGGGTTCCATTGGTAATGGATGATGTCAAAGTGGCCACGCATGAGAAGGAGTGGAAGTGCACCAACACTCTTGCCTGCCTGAATCTAG ACGCCATGTGTTGGGAGACAGTACTGATGGATACTCTTGAAGACAACATCCCTCGGGCCCGTGCTGGCCACTGTGCTGTGGCCATCAACTCTAGACTCTATGTATGGAGCGGCCGCGACGGTTATCGTAAAGCCTGGAACAACCAAGTCTGTTGTAAAGATCTATGGTACTTGGAAACCG AGCGGCCACATGCCCCTGCTAGGGTGCAGTTAGTTCGTGCCAACACAAACTCTCTTGAGGTTAGCTGGGGCGCAGTCTCAACTGCCGACACCTACTTACTGCAGCTGCAGAAATATGACATCCCTGCAACTCCAGCTGCAGCCTCGCCAGTCATGAGTGCCAGTCCCGTGCAGCCTTTGAACTCTCCAAAGAGCCCTGCACCGGTGGCAGCAGCATCCTCTGCTCAAAGCTTACCCCAGACAG CTGTCTTAAAGGTTGCAGCTCAACAGTCTGCCACAGGCACGTCTGTTGTCACAGTCCGCCCCAGCCAGCCTGGGAAATCTCCCGTCACAGTGACATCCCTTCCACCAGGTGTCCGTATGGTGATGCCGGCGCAGACCACCCAGGGATCG CCAATTGGTAGTAGCCCTCAGATGAGCGGCATGGCAGCtttggctgcagcagctgctgcaacaCAGAAGATCCCGCCCTCTTCTGCAGGAACTGTCCTAAATGTTCCTGCAGGGGCCACCATTCTCAAAACAGTAGCTGTTTCGCCTGGCACAACCACAATGAAAATGGCATCTCCACTTATG GTCAGTAACCCGGCTACTCGAATGCTGAAGACTGCTGCAGCCCAGGTGGGCACAGGGACTGCGTCCTCTCCCACCAACACCAGACCCATCATCACTGTGCACAAGTCTGGTGCAGTCACAGTGGCTCAGCAGGCCCAGGTGGTAACCACGGTGGTGGGTGGGGTCACTAAGACAATCACCCTGGTCAAGAGTCCCCTCACCATGGGGAGCGGCGGCACATTG ATTTCCAACCTTGGCAAGATGATGTCTGTGGTACAAACCAAGCCAGTGCAGACATCCGCTATCACAGGCCAGGCGTCTACTAACCCTCTTACACAGCTCATACAG ACAAAGGGTCCCCTCCCAGCCGGCACCATCCTGAAGCTGGTGACCTCTGCTGATGGCAAgcccaccaccatcatcaccacttCCCAGGCAGGGGGCACAGGAAACAAGCCCCATATCCTCAACATCAGTGGCGTCTCTCCTAGCACCACTAAGCAGGGCACCACCATCATCAAGACTATCCCTATGTCGGCTCTCATGTCCCAGTCTGGAGCTACAG GTGTGACCAGCAGTGGAGGCATGAAATCGCCAATCACAATCCTCACCACAAAGGTGATGACCACCGGAACCCCTGGCAAAATAATCACTGCAATGCCCAAACTGGGCACTGCAGCTGGCCAACAGGGATTGACACAG GTGGTTTTGAAGGGTGCGCCGGGTCAACCTGGCACTATTTTGCGCACAGTGCCTATGAGCACAGTCGGTGGTGTTCGACTTGTTACACCAGTGACCGTATCCGCTGTCAAGCCTACTGTCACCACTCTGGTTGTCAAGGGGACCACTG GTGTCACCACTCTTGGTACGGTCTCCTCAAGTCTGGCAGGAGGCACAGTGGACAGTTCCAACGCCTCTCTGGCCACCCCCATCACCACACTGGGAACCATCGCTACTCTGTCCAGCCAGGTCATCAGCCAAGCTGCCATAACTGTTTCAGCTCCTCAGACCAACCTGACTTCTGTCTCCACATTGCCCTCGTCTACCATGGCGGTGCAA AACCAGCCCACCCAGGTGACTTTGATCACAACTCCCAGTGGCGTAGAAGCTCAACCAGTGCAGGATCTACCAGTGTCCATCCTTGCTTCACCAACCTCTGAGCAGCCCAGCTCTTCTGAGGCTGGAGCAGCTGGTGAAGGCTCTGGAACCGTCACCCTGGTCTGCTCCAACCCGCCATGTGAAACCCACGAGACAGGAACTACCAACACAGCGACCACCTCTTCGGCCTCCATGGGAGCAGGACAGGTCTGTTCTAACCCGCCCTGCGAGACTCACGAGACTGGAACCACCAACACCTCCACCATCTCCTCTGCTGCAATGGGAGCAGGACAAGTGTGTTCCAACCCACCGTGTGAGACCCACGAAACCGGCACCACCAACACCGCCACAACTGCATCATCAAACATGTCTGCGCCGCGCATGTGCTCGAACCCACCATGCGAAACCCAAGAAACTGGAACTAACACAGCCACCACAGCGTCTGCTAACAAGGAAGAAGTTCAGCATCAGTGTTCCAACCCACCATGTGAGACCCACGTAACCGGCACCACCAACACAGCCACCCAATCATCATCTAACATGAACACAAATGAGACGACGACAACCGCGCAGAGGGTGTCCTCCAACCCACCCTACGAAACGCACAAGACTGGAACCACCAACTCCCAGTCCACAGCCTCCTCCAACATGGGAAGCGACCAGACCACCACATCGACCGGCCAGGTCCAGAGGGTGTGCTCCAACCCACCCTATGAAGCACACAAGACTGGAACCACCAACTCCCAGTCCACAGCCTCCTCCAACATGGGAAGCGACCAGACCAGAACATCCACAGGCCAGGTCCAGATGGTGTCCTCCAACCCACCCTGTGAAACACACAAGACAGGGACCACCAACACCCAGTCCACAGCCTCCTCCAACATGGGAAGTGACCAGACCAGTACATCCACAGGCCAGGTCCAGATGGTGTGCTCCAACCCACCCTGTGAAACACACGAGACTGGGACCACCAACACCCAGTCCACATCCACCTCCAACATGGGAGGCAACCAGACCAGTACAGCCACAGGCCAGGTCGAGAAGGTGTGCTCCAACCCACCCTGTGAAACACACGAGACTGGGACCACCAACACCCAGTCCACATCCACCTCCAACATGGGAGGCAACCAGACCAGTTCAGCCACAGGCCAGGTCGAGAGGGTGTGCTCCAACCCACCCTGTGAAACACATGAAACGGGTACAACTGCCACAGCCACCACTGCCACCTGCAACATGGAGACTGGTGAAGGCACAG CCCAGCAGACAGAGGAGGGAGCGGAAAGTACCAGCAGCCTAGAAGTTAATGCAGCCCCCGCCCCCACTTCCAACAccactgcagcagctgcagctggcatGGTTACCACAACTCAGGGCAGGGCCATCACCACTGTCACTCAATCAACACCAGCCCCTGGACCCTCTGTGCCA TCGATCTCATCGATCACAGAGGGTGTGAGTACTGCTGCCAGCTCCACAGAGGAACCCATGCAAACTGATGAGACTGCAACAACAGATGGTGTAGAGGAGGGAGCCAGCGCTATGGTGACACAAGCagag GGAGATGCAGCCACCGCTGCCACCTTGAATCTGCCCTCAGAGCTAATGTCTGAGGGTCAGGGCGCCACTCTCATGGTGACGGGGCTGTCGGACGAGGAGCTAGCTGTGACTGCAGCAGCGGAGGCCGCTGCACAGGCAGCAGCCACTGAAGAAGCCCAGGCCCTCGCTATCCAGGCTGTCCTCCAGGCTGCCCAGCAAGCAGTAATGA ATGAGGGCGATTCCACTGGAGAGAACCAGCAGCCCACCACCATCCCCATCATGTTAACCCAACAGGAGCTTGCAGCACTggtccatcagcagcagcagctgcagatgcAGGAAGCTCAGGCTGCAGCCCAGCAGGCCAGTGTGGACGCAAGTTTGCCCACTGAGGGCCTCGCCCCCGCCGACAGCCTCAACGACCCCTCGGTCGAGAGCAACGGGCACAATGAGATGGCTGCGGCAGTCACCAGCGCCGTAGCTTCACTTCTCCCGCGTACCACCGCTGAGA CACTCATTCCATCAAGCACATTTGCACCCTGTGTATCGGTGGCGAGTCCTGCCAAGCTGCAAGCAGCGGCCGCTCTAGCGGAGGTCGCCAATGGGATCGTGGGGGAG AAGCAAGCCCCTCAACCAACCCCAGTGAAGCCTGTTGTAAAGAAAGAGAACCAGTGGTTTGATGTTGGAATTGTGAAAGTGACAAATATGGTCGTCACACACTTCTATATGCCAGGAGACAGTTCTCAAGGAGAT gacGACTCTGGCGTCATGCCAGACTACGGCCAGATGAAGAAAATGGAGCTGCAGCCCGGCACGGCTTACAAGTTCCGTGTTGCCGGAATCAACGCTTGTGGCCGCGGGGCTTTCTCTGAGATATCCGCCTTCAAGACCTGCCTACCAGGCTTCCCAGGGGCACCTTGCGCCATCAAAATCAGCAAG AGCCCGGACGGTGCCCACCTGACCTGGGAGCCGCCCTCTGTGACGTCCGGGAAGATCATTGAGTACTCTGTGTACCTCGCCATCCAGAGCAACCAGACCGCCGAGGCTAAGGCCTCCACCCCGGCCCAGCTAGCCTTCATGCGTGTGTACTGTGGACCCAACCCATCCTGCTTGGTGCAGTCGTCCAGCCTCTCCAACGCCCACATTGACTACACCACCAAGCCAGCCATCATCTTCCGCATCGCGGCCCGCAACGAGAAGGGCTACGGTCCCGCCACCCAAGTCCGATGGCTGCAAG
- the hcfc1a gene encoding host cell factor 1a isoform X1 yields the protein MTDWIIMSAPGSAVSGTTASVLQPRWKRVLGWSGPVPRPRHGHRAVAIKELMVVFGGGNEGIVDELHVYNTATNQWFIPAVRGDIPPGCAAYGFVCDGTRLLVFGGMVEYGKYSNDLYELQASRWEWKKLKAKNPKNGPPPCPRLGHSFSLVGNKCYLFGGLANDSEDPKNNIPRYLNDLYTLELRAGSSVVGWDIPITYGVLPPPRESHTAVVYTEKTSRKSRLIIYGGMSGCRLGDLWTLDIDTLTWNKPSVNGTAPLPRSLHSATTITNKMYVFGGWVPLVMDDVKVATHEKEWKCTNTLACLNLDAMCWETVLMDTLEDNIPRARAGHCAVAINSRLYVWSGRDGYRKAWNNQVCCKDLWYLETERPHAPARVQLVRANTNSLEVSWGAVSTADTYLLQLQKYDIPATPAAASPVMSASPVQPLNSPKSPAPVAAASSAQSLPQTGIIVTDDSSFQAMLFALKEEKLINCKTKFDRLFSYVTAVLKVAAQQSATGTSVVTVRPSQPGKSPVTVTSLPPGVRMVMPAQTTQGSPIGSSPQMSGMAALAAAAAATQKIPPSSAGTVLNVPAGATILKTVAVSPGTTTMKMASPLMVSNPATRMLKTAAAQVGTGTASSPTNTRPIITVHKSGAVTVAQQAQVVTTVVGGVTKTITLVKSPLTMGSGGTLISNLGKMMSVVQTKPVQTSAITGQASTNPLTQLIQTKGPLPAGTILKLVTSADGKPTTIITTSQAGGTGNKPHILNISGVSPSTTKQGTTIIKTIPMSALMSQSGATGLNSRVTSSGGMKSPITILTTKVMTTGTPGKIITAMPKLGTAAGQQGLTQVVLKGAPGQPGTILRTVPMSTVGGVRLVTPVTVSAVKPTVTTLVVKGTTGVTTLGTVSSSLAGGTVDSSNASLATPITTLGTIATLSSQVISQAAITVSAPQTNLTSVSTLPSSTMAVQNQPTQVTLITTPSGVEAQPVQDLPVSILASPTSEQPSSSEAGAAGEGSGTVTLVCSNPPCETHETGTTNTATTSSASMGAGQVCSNPPCETHETGTTNTSTISSAAMGAGQVCSNPPCETHETGTTNTATTASSNMSAPRMCSNPPCETQETGTNTATTASANKEEVQHQCSNPPCETHVTGTTNTATQSSSNMNTNETTTTAQRVSSNPPYETHKTGTTNSQSTASSNMGSDQTTTSTGQVQRVCSNPPYEAHKTGTTNSQSTASSNMGSDQTRTSTGQVQMVSSNPPCETHKTGTTNTQSTASSNMGSDQTSTSTGQVQMVCSNPPCETHETGTTNTQSTSTSNMGGNQTSTATGQVEKVCSNPPCETHETGTTNTQSTSTSNMGGNQTSSATGQVERVCSNPPCETHETGTTATATTATCNMETGEGTAQQTEEGAESTSSLEVNAAPAPTSNTTAAAAAGMVTTTQGRAITTVTQSTPAPGPSVPSISSITEGVSTAASSTEEPMQTDETATTDGVEEGASAMVTQAEGDAATAATLNLPSELMSEGQGATLMVTGLSDEELAVTAAAEAAAQAAATEEAQALAIQAVLQAAQQAVMNEGDSTGENQQPTTIPIMLTQQELAALVHQQQQLQMQEAQAAAQQASVDASLPTEGLAPADSLNDPSVESNGHNEMAAAVTSAVASLLPRTTAETLIPSSTFAPCVSVASPAKLQAAAALAEVANGIVGEKQAPQPTPVKPVVKKENQWFDVGIVKVTNMVVTHFYMPGDSSQGDDDSGVMPDYGQMKKMELQPGTAYKFRVAGINACGRGAFSEISAFKTCLPGFPGAPCAIKISKSPDGAHLTWEPPSVTSGKIIEYSVYLAIQSNQTAEAKASTPAQLAFMRVYCGPNPSCLVQSSSLSNAHIDYTTKPAIIFRIAARNEKGYGPATQVRWLQESGKDAASAKPAAKRPGTSPDTKSTGPKKARTDQ from the exons ATGACAGATTGGAT AATCATGTCTGCCCCTGGCTCCGCGGTGTCTGGGACCACGGCGTCGGTTCTGCAGCCGCGGTGGAAACGGGTCCTCGGATGGTCCGGTCCCGTTCCCCGGCCCAGGCACGGGCACAGAGCTGTTGCTATAAAGGAGCTTATGGTTGTCTTTGGCGGTGGAAACGAAGGGATTGTGGACGAATTACATGTATACAACACTG cAACAAACCAGTGGTTTATCCCAGCGGTTCGTGGTGATATTCCACCTGGATGTGCTGCATATGGTTTTGTCTGTGATGGCACTAGATTGCTGGTGTTTGGTGGAATGGTGGAGTACGGAAAGTACAGCAACGATCTCTACGAACTACAG gcCAGCAGATGGGAATGGAAAAAGTTAAAAGCAAAAAACCCGAAGAACGGTCCCCCTCCTTGTCCTCGTCTCGGCCACAGTTTCTCGTTGGTTGGGAACAAATGCTACTTGTTTGGTGGACTAGCCAATGATAGCGAAGACCCCAAAAACAACATTCCCAG aTACCTGAATGACCTGTACACACTTGAGCTTCGCGCAGGCTCCAGTGTGGTAGGATGGGATATCCCAATCACATATGGCGTTCTGCCTCCTCCTCGGGAGAGCCACACTGCTGTTGTATACACAGAAAAGACAAGCAGGAAATCTCGCCTGATAATCTATGGAGGGATGAGTGGTTGTCGCCTTGGGGACCTGTGGACACTTGATATTG ATACCCTGACATGGAACAAACCATCCGTAAACGGGACAGCACCGCTCCCCAGAAGTCTTCACTCTGCCACCACCATCACAAACAA GATGTATGTTTTTGGAGGATGGGTTCCATTGGTAATGGATGATGTCAAAGTGGCCACGCATGAGAAGGAGTGGAAGTGCACCAACACTCTTGCCTGCCTGAATCTAG ACGCCATGTGTTGGGAGACAGTACTGATGGATACTCTTGAAGACAACATCCCTCGGGCCCGTGCTGGCCACTGTGCTGTGGCCATCAACTCTAGACTCTATGTATGGAGCGGCCGCGACGGTTATCGTAAAGCCTGGAACAACCAAGTCTGTTGTAAAGATCTATGGTACTTGGAAACCG AGCGGCCACATGCCCCTGCTAGGGTGCAGTTAGTTCGTGCCAACACAAACTCTCTTGAGGTTAGCTGGGGCGCAGTCTCAACTGCCGACACCTACTTACTGCAGCTGCAGAAATATGACATCCCTGCAACTCCAGCTGCAGCCTCGCCAGTCATGAGTGCCAGTCCCGTGCAGCCTTTGAACTCTCCAAAGAGCCCTGCACCGGTGGCAGCAGCATCCTCTGCTCAAAGCTTACCCCAGACAGGTATTATAGTGACCGACGATTCCTCTTTTCAAGCTATGTTGTTTgcactaaaagaagaaaaactaatTAATTGCAAAACAAAGTTTGATCGTCTCTTCTCTTATGTGACAGCTGTCTTAAAGGTTGCAGCTCAACAGTCTGCCACAGGCACGTCTGTTGTCACAGTCCGCCCCAGCCAGCCTGGGAAATCTCCCGTCACAGTGACATCCCTTCCACCAGGTGTCCGTATGGTGATGCCGGCGCAGACCACCCAGGGATCG CCAATTGGTAGTAGCCCTCAGATGAGCGGCATGGCAGCtttggctgcagcagctgctgcaacaCAGAAGATCCCGCCCTCTTCTGCAGGAACTGTCCTAAATGTTCCTGCAGGGGCCACCATTCTCAAAACAGTAGCTGTTTCGCCTGGCACAACCACAATGAAAATGGCATCTCCACTTATG GTCAGTAACCCGGCTACTCGAATGCTGAAGACTGCTGCAGCCCAGGTGGGCACAGGGACTGCGTCCTCTCCCACCAACACCAGACCCATCATCACTGTGCACAAGTCTGGTGCAGTCACAGTGGCTCAGCAGGCCCAGGTGGTAACCACGGTGGTGGGTGGGGTCACTAAGACAATCACCCTGGTCAAGAGTCCCCTCACCATGGGGAGCGGCGGCACATTG ATTTCCAACCTTGGCAAGATGATGTCTGTGGTACAAACCAAGCCAGTGCAGACATCCGCTATCACAGGCCAGGCGTCTACTAACCCTCTTACACAGCTCATACAG ACAAAGGGTCCCCTCCCAGCCGGCACCATCCTGAAGCTGGTGACCTCTGCTGATGGCAAgcccaccaccatcatcaccacttCCCAGGCAGGGGGCACAGGAAACAAGCCCCATATCCTCAACATCAGTGGCGTCTCTCCTAGCACCACTAAGCAGGGCACCACCATCATCAAGACTATCCCTATGTCGGCTCTCATGTCCCAGTCTGGAGCTACAGGTCTAAACTCAC GTGTGACCAGCAGTGGAGGCATGAAATCGCCAATCACAATCCTCACCACAAAGGTGATGACCACCGGAACCCCTGGCAAAATAATCACTGCAATGCCCAAACTGGGCACTGCAGCTGGCCAACAGGGATTGACACAG GTGGTTTTGAAGGGTGCGCCGGGTCAACCTGGCACTATTTTGCGCACAGTGCCTATGAGCACAGTCGGTGGTGTTCGACTTGTTACACCAGTGACCGTATCCGCTGTCAAGCCTACTGTCACCACTCTGGTTGTCAAGGGGACCACTG GTGTCACCACTCTTGGTACGGTCTCCTCAAGTCTGGCAGGAGGCACAGTGGACAGTTCCAACGCCTCTCTGGCCACCCCCATCACCACACTGGGAACCATCGCTACTCTGTCCAGCCAGGTCATCAGCCAAGCTGCCATAACTGTTTCAGCTCCTCAGACCAACCTGACTTCTGTCTCCACATTGCCCTCGTCTACCATGGCGGTGCAA AACCAGCCCACCCAGGTGACTTTGATCACAACTCCCAGTGGCGTAGAAGCTCAACCAGTGCAGGATCTACCAGTGTCCATCCTTGCTTCACCAACCTCTGAGCAGCCCAGCTCTTCTGAGGCTGGAGCAGCTGGTGAAGGCTCTGGAACCGTCACCCTGGTCTGCTCCAACCCGCCATGTGAAACCCACGAGACAGGAACTACCAACACAGCGACCACCTCTTCGGCCTCCATGGGAGCAGGACAGGTCTGTTCTAACCCGCCCTGCGAGACTCACGAGACTGGAACCACCAACACCTCCACCATCTCCTCTGCTGCAATGGGAGCAGGACAAGTGTGTTCCAACCCACCGTGTGAGACCCACGAAACCGGCACCACCAACACCGCCACAACTGCATCATCAAACATGTCTGCGCCGCGCATGTGCTCGAACCCACCATGCGAAACCCAAGAAACTGGAACTAACACAGCCACCACAGCGTCTGCTAACAAGGAAGAAGTTCAGCATCAGTGTTCCAACCCACCATGTGAGACCCACGTAACCGGCACCACCAACACAGCCACCCAATCATCATCTAACATGAACACAAATGAGACGACGACAACCGCGCAGAGGGTGTCCTCCAACCCACCCTACGAAACGCACAAGACTGGAACCACCAACTCCCAGTCCACAGCCTCCTCCAACATGGGAAGCGACCAGACCACCACATCGACCGGCCAGGTCCAGAGGGTGTGCTCCAACCCACCCTATGAAGCACACAAGACTGGAACCACCAACTCCCAGTCCACAGCCTCCTCCAACATGGGAAGCGACCAGACCAGAACATCCACAGGCCAGGTCCAGATGGTGTCCTCCAACCCACCCTGTGAAACACACAAGACAGGGACCACCAACACCCAGTCCACAGCCTCCTCCAACATGGGAAGTGACCAGACCAGTACATCCACAGGCCAGGTCCAGATGGTGTGCTCCAACCCACCCTGTGAAACACACGAGACTGGGACCACCAACACCCAGTCCACATCCACCTCCAACATGGGAGGCAACCAGACCAGTACAGCCACAGGCCAGGTCGAGAAGGTGTGCTCCAACCCACCCTGTGAAACACACGAGACTGGGACCACCAACACCCAGTCCACATCCACCTCCAACATGGGAGGCAACCAGACCAGTTCAGCCACAGGCCAGGTCGAGAGGGTGTGCTCCAACCCACCCTGTGAAACACATGAAACGGGTACAACTGCCACAGCCACCACTGCCACCTGCAACATGGAGACTGGTGAAGGCACAG CCCAGCAGACAGAGGAGGGAGCGGAAAGTACCAGCAGCCTAGAAGTTAATGCAGCCCCCGCCCCCACTTCCAACAccactgcagcagctgcagctggcatGGTTACCACAACTCAGGGCAGGGCCATCACCACTGTCACTCAATCAACACCAGCCCCTGGACCCTCTGTGCCA TCGATCTCATCGATCACAGAGGGTGTGAGTACTGCTGCCAGCTCCACAGAGGAACCCATGCAAACTGATGAGACTGCAACAACAGATGGTGTAGAGGAGGGAGCCAGCGCTATGGTGACACAAGCagag GGAGATGCAGCCACCGCTGCCACCTTGAATCTGCCCTCAGAGCTAATGTCTGAGGGTCAGGGCGCCACTCTCATGGTGACGGGGCTGTCGGACGAGGAGCTAGCTGTGACTGCAGCAGCGGAGGCCGCTGCACAGGCAGCAGCCACTGAAGAAGCCCAGGCCCTCGCTATCCAGGCTGTCCTCCAGGCTGCCCAGCAAGCAGTAATGA ATGAGGGCGATTCCACTGGAGAGAACCAGCAGCCCACCACCATCCCCATCATGTTAACCCAACAGGAGCTTGCAGCACTggtccatcagcagcagcagctgcagatgcAGGAAGCTCAGGCTGCAGCCCAGCAGGCCAGTGTGGACGCAAGTTTGCCCACTGAGGGCCTCGCCCCCGCCGACAGCCTCAACGACCCCTCGGTCGAGAGCAACGGGCACAATGAGATGGCTGCGGCAGTCACCAGCGCCGTAGCTTCACTTCTCCCGCGTACCACCGCTGAGA CACTCATTCCATCAAGCACATTTGCACCCTGTGTATCGGTGGCGAGTCCTGCCAAGCTGCAAGCAGCGGCCGCTCTAGCGGAGGTCGCCAATGGGATCGTGGGGGAG AAGCAAGCCCCTCAACCAACCCCAGTGAAGCCTGTTGTAAAGAAAGAGAACCAGTGGTTTGATGTTGGAATTGTGAAAGTGACAAATATGGTCGTCACACACTTCTATATGCCAGGAGACAGTTCTCAAGGAGAT gacGACTCTGGCGTCATGCCAGACTACGGCCAGATGAAGAAAATGGAGCTGCAGCCCGGCACGGCTTACAAGTTCCGTGTTGCCGGAATCAACGCTTGTGGCCGCGGGGCTTTCTCTGAGATATCCGCCTTCAAGACCTGCCTACCAGGCTTCCCAGGGGCACCTTGCGCCATCAAAATCAGCAAG AGCCCGGACGGTGCCCACCTGACCTGGGAGCCGCCCTCTGTGACGTCCGGGAAGATCATTGAGTACTCTGTGTACCTCGCCATCCAGAGCAACCAGACCGCCGAGGCTAAGGCCTCCACCCCGGCCCAGCTAGCCTTCATGCGTGTGTACTGTGGACCCAACCCATCCTGCTTGGTGCAGTCGTCCAGCCTCTCCAACGCCCACATTGACTACACCACCAAGCCAGCCATCATCTTCCGCATCGCGGCCCGCAACGAGAAGGGCTACGGTCCCGCCACCCAAGTCCGATGGCTGCAAG